The nucleotide sequence TGGGAGCCAACATGAAGTTTGAGATATGGCCCCAAGCGTCACGTGTTTCAGTAAACTGCTGCACAGTCAGTAATAAAGTACATTTGTGCTAAGAAAAGAAACGCAAATGTTTGAAGGCAGGGAGACCTGCTCAGTCTAtgctccccacccctctctgtgAGGTCCACGGCATCGACCTAGCATGTAAAAAGTGTGTTAACGTTTTCTGTCTTAACTGCCCGACGCGTGTAGCTAGAAGCTGACACACAGGATTTCTCTCCTCCCCGAAGTGCAGCTGTATAGCAATTATGGTCGATTGGTATTGCAGGGGTAGGTGTCTGAGATAAAAGACAGCTGTAGCCAGCTTGATAAGGTATCCTTGGCTGGTTATAAAAAGCTTAGTTCTAGAGATAACACTAACACGTGCTCGTTACCAACCATTTTAGGTAGGAGAAAATGTGAGCCAAAAGATTATAATTCCACTGGAGATTTCTGAATACTTAAAACAACTTATGTCTACAGTAAGGGGACTCATTAACCATTGTAAAATATGCAGggaaggtgctggagagatggctcagcgcttaagaaCACAAGCTGCTCTcccacaggacccaggttcaattcccttcCCCCAaagggcagctcacacctgtttttgtaactccagttccggggctTCTGACACGctcacaggcagacaggcaggccacCAGTgcacatgaaataatttttttaaaaaaaaaatgcagtgacATAAACACAACTGTTAAAGAATGACTCAGACATTTGCGTGTGCATGCGCCACGCAGATGGTggcaatcagaggacaacttggttcCCACCATCAACATGTCGCTGGTTGTCAGGCTTGACAATTTGAGTCTTTTCCCTCTGATCGACCTTGCTGGCCCCACAataggttttggtttttaatgGGGAGttctgggaaaaaaacaaaacacaatagtttataaaaaggagagaaagggagctggtgagatggcttagtgggtaagagcacccgactgctcttccaaaggttcaaagttcaaatcccagcaaccacgtggtggctcacaatcacccataatgagatctgactccctcttctgaagtgtctaaagacagctacattgtactgtaaatgtaataaataagtaaatgtttaaaaaaaaggagagaaagaaatactactgattaatttttaaaaacaattctacTGTGTTCCAAAGCATGGGTTTAAATGTGATACATGTttggctgaaaaaaaatcactcagtctgtaaagtgggttcttggggttttttttgttttggttttggtttttttttttgtttgttttttgtgttttggttttcgagacagggtttctatgtctagccctggctgtcctggaactcactttgtaaaccaggctggcctcgaactcagaaatccacctgcctctgcctcccaagtgctgggattaaaggtgtgcaccaccaccgcctatatattatgtgtgtatttgtatgacaGAGGAAGCCACACACATGACACATGCATGGTTGGAGAACAAGCTTGTGTGCTTCTCTCCCCTTTTTCCTTGTTGCTGCTGCATGCCAagttaattgctgagccatctcaccagtcctgatttgactttagctttttaaaaagagaatattatCTATGTACACATCCATACATACAACCTGGAGAATTCATGTCTAGCTTTAGTACAAGGACTGGAGGAAACTTCTACATAATTTGTATGTTTCTGGCTTTAATGATTAGATGCAACAGGGCTGCCGAgagggctcagcagataaaggtgcttgcggCCAAGTCTGATGGTCTCGGTTTGATCCCTAGAATCcacatgtactggctagttttgtgtcaacttgacacagctggagttatcacagagaaaggagcttcagttgaggaaatgcctccatgagatccaactgtaaggcattttctcaattagtgatcaaggaggaaaggccccttgtgggtgggaccatctctgggctggtagtcttggttctataagagagcaggctgagcaagccaggggaagcaagccagtaagtaacatccctccatggcttctgcatccgctcctgcttcctgacctgcttgaattccagtcctgacttccttggtgatgaacagcagtatggaagtataagcctccccaacttgcttcttggtcatgatgtttgtgcaggaatagaaaccctaagacaccacaCAAGGGGAGAACAagctcccacaaattgtcctttgacctccatatttGTGACATgacttgtgtgcatgcatacatgggtgcgcgtgcgcgcgtgcaaacacccacacacagataaatgtaaaaaaatatactttggcaatgctgttttttttaagcttgggaaattaatatttttgaacaCTGCTGATGTGGGATTTTAAGTTACAGATGTTAAACTTGTTCTCCTTAGTGACTTTTGGGATGGTCAATCCACATATGTACTATTTAAACAAAGTTATGTCGTCTCTGTTTGTGGACACTTCTCTACCTGATGATGAAAGAAGCAGCTTTAGGTCCATTCGGAGCATAACTGAGTTTTGGAAGGTAAGATGTGTACCTGATGAAGTAGCCTAAGATAGCTCGTTGGGCTAGCTTGTGCTACAATGCTTGCCTAGTAAGTGAAGGCCCTGGGGTATAAAAAGAGAAATTCACAGACAGCCCATAATCCTTGCTACACACAGAAAATGCTCAGGAAAGATTTATTAAAGGAGTTAGTGAAATTGAGTGCCATTTTTACTAGAAAGTCAACTAATAGTGTCTGCCCTGGAGCTTCATGTTCACATGTGATGCTGTTTGTTATAACTTCAATTTTTTGATACTTTTCCAAATATTCCCATTTCCCTTAGAAAACACAAGACTTGTTATGTGTACTGAAGCCAACCAACCTTGATTGTGTAAATAAAGTCCACATGAGGATCAGTCTTACAAATTGTTCATTTCCCAGAACAGATATTTACAAATTATGTATGCAACCCTATACTGTGTGTTACAGTAATATGcagtatatactttttaaaaaaagcaaagtgTAATATAATTTAATTCCATAAGAGAGGTTTCTTCAGCACTGGAATAGACAGGCTTTCTGTTACATACAGCACAAGTCACCTGGAAGGAAGAGTAAGCGGCTGGTGGCCACTAACATTTGCATGAGGCAGTGGGAGCTGGATGAGGCAGTAGGGGAAGGCTCTCCAGAAGTGATGGCAGTGTGGATCCATTTTAAAGggtcaataaagaaaatgtatccACCAGTCAGTGATGGTGCAgaccttcaatcctagcactggacaggcagaggcaggcagatccctgaatgtgaggccagcctggtctacagatcgagttccaggacagccagggctacacagagaaacctgcctagaaaaaagaaaaacaaacgtATTCTAAGAATAGGGGgcaatacatgctgtgtgcattcatgtggaaCTAAATGGGGTGTGACGATAGAGGAGACAGAGTAGAAATGAATGGACAGAGATCTTGGCACGACTGTCACACTGCGAAGTTGAAATTTAGTAATGAGACAGTTGTCTTTGGGGTATGGGCCAAGATGGTGGCTAAATTAGGTACACAGAGAAGCAGTTAGATTGGCAGAGCAGACCTTAGCTGTGCCTGTGACCATGTTTGAGAGGGTTCACCATCAGTGAAGACCTACCCTGGATGTGGGGCACCATCTCCAGACTCTGGTGGATGGAATAAGGGAGAAAGCACCAAGCACGTTCGCCCTACTGTGAGCCACGGCTCTCCGAGCCTCCCTGTTGGGCTGCACCTTCCGAAGGCAGACTGGAACTTAACCAAAATCTCTCCTCCCTTAAGGTGTTTCTGTTGGTATTCTTCCACAGTGACTAGAAAGGTTTAGTAAGAAAGAGGTCAAATGTAAGATAAGGTCCAAGTGGTCCTAAGTCATTGACCTCATAGGAAATGAGGGATACAAGTTGTCCTTTCTCCTTTAATTGTGCTATGTGGCTGGTGGCAAAGACAAGAGATGGGGGCATGGAGTCCTGGGCTTGGGATCACGTAGAATACGACAGGGACATAGTGAGGAGCAGCAGCCACCGGGGGCTTTGTCTGGGTCAGAACTTAGACTCAGGATCACATGTGTGAATTCAGTTTCTGTTGTCAGGGAggtttttctcccccccccccccatgacccTTGTCTTTTTCTGAAGTTCATGGAAGGACCCCTCATCGACGGCTTGTACTGGGACTCGTGGTATGGCAACAAACAGCTGTACAGTGTGAAGAACAGCAGCCGCATCTACTACGAGAACGTTCTTCTCGGCATCCCCAGAGTGCGGCAACTGCGAGTCCGAAACAACACTTGCAAGGTCTACCCAGCTTTCCAGTCCCTGGTCAGCGACTGCTACAGCAAGTACACAGTGGAAAACGAAGACTTCTCTGATTTTGGCCTCAAACGCAATCCAGAGTGAGCAATATGAAATTAGTAGCTTTTTCTAGCAACTACCGTTGAATcgttacaaaattatttttttaaataaatgtctgtcttCAGCTATAATAGTTGAGAACTGCAGTTGAGTGGTTCTTCCTGTAAATAGTATGGGAAGAAGCCCTGACGATGGCAGCACTTACAATGTAAGAGCGGCCCTGTTTGATGGAGGAGTGGGTGTCAATGTGGTATGCGAAATGAATAGTTATAGTGGAAGCCGGGTCGGGGGACATCAgttggtgtgcatgcatgcatgcatgtgtgtgtgtgtgcgtgcatgtgtgcacatgcaaggGAAGCCAGACATCAGGCATCTTTCTAAATCATGGTCCACCTtccctttctgagacagggtctctcattgattCTGCCCATCTGTTCCAGGGAGCTCCAATCCTGTCcacccccagctctgggattattGATTCATGACCCAGCAGCTGGCTTTAACGCAGGTTCTAGGGACCTGATCTCTGGGCCTTATGCTTGCTCTGCTCTAGGCATCTCCCTAGCCCCCAAAACAGCACACTTTTCTCTTTTGATAGCTTTTCTAGCTGTGGCCCAAAGCTTTGTAGGATCCTTAGGGAGCATCTGAGAACTCTTCGCCGTTCTCTTCCCTCACTGCACTCACCTTAAGTAAAGCCCCTGGCTTCAGGACCAAAAGGGGCCATTCTGCTCTTCGGCCTCATTTGATGATTGCCTACTGAAGGTGCTATCTTAGTTACTATTTATTTCTGTGCCAAGATACCCAAACAACTTACAGAAGTTTGTTGAGGGCTTACAGTTGTAGAAGGTTAGAGACCATGACTCTCATGGCTGGGTGTTGCAGACCCACCACCTTACACTGAAATGTGAAAGGCCAACACCActggcacccccacccccacagacaGACAATGATGGCTGTGTCAGCACTGTTTACACTTCAGCGTCAGGTGTCCGATGAAAATCATggccaagctgggcatggtggcgcacgcctttaatctcagcacttgggaggcagaggcaggcagatttctgagttcgaggccagcctggtctacagagttccaggacagccagggctacacagagaagccctgtctcgaaaaaaaacaaacaaaaaaaacaaacaaacaaacaaaaaagaaagtaaataaatcatgGCCATAGAGTAAGGTCAACCTTTTTGTATGTCCTATTTATTACAGTTATTTTTACTTTTCGTTTTCCTATTCACCGTGCTCCCTAGCCATGCTCTGCTCTTTTGGTGCCGACTTCTGTGGCCAGGTGCTTCCTGGTTCTAAGTACTCGCCTCCTAGTGCTGTGGCTCTACAATCGTGTCTATTTCCTGTTCTGGCCAGGGAACGGTTAATGTAGCTCTCTTCTGCCACCTCCTGCACGTTTAACCTTCCGTCCTTAGCCTCTCAGCTATATCTGATTGCTTTTCATCATTAGTCTAGAATTCCCTTTCTTAAACAGTCTCCCCCAACCTCCAGGATTACTGTTTTATGTGTGCTGTCTCGTTCTCTGTGTGAGTTGGGGGTTTATTTTTACTATTCAGGTTATTGCCATAGACAGCTCCAGCTGTCTGAGTTTGGGGCATTTGTGAGGCCTTACATCATTTTTATAAAGGTTATGAATTCATAAATGTAATGATATACCTTTCAGATATGTTTGGAGGAAACTGAATGGGAGACTAAAGGTattcttctttttgctttcttgTAATTATTAGAAGTTAAAAGccagaaagatggagaaataaaattttaaacattttttggcaaaaaattaaataagatgtgtgtgcatgtgtgtatgtgtgtctgtgcatgtctacctatctatctctgtgtgtgtgtgtgtgtgtctgtgtctgtgtgaatgcagACACACCTGTACTACAAGAGTACCACAAAGCCATTGGATGCGCCCATTGTCCGGGACAAGTTAAAACCTGCTGAGTGTTGGCCCTTGTAACAAATTAACTCAATGTCTAGGCTACTTTTGAACTTTCTATTTCAACTGTTTTAAATCAAAGATTCCCTTAAATTCTTGGGATGCTTTCTCAcctcccttttttctttgatGCTCCACAGATGGACGCACACACCTTCTTCCCGCACTGCCCCATGGCACTGGGGGTTTGTTGGCGTATACCGAGATGGAGGATATATAGTCACgttatcaaaatcaaaatctgAAACCAAAGCCAAATTTGTTGACCTTCGACTGAACAACTGGATTAG is from Mus musculus strain C57BL/6J chromosome 18, GRCm38.p6 C57BL/6J and encodes:
- the Pkd2l2 gene encoding polycystic kidney disease 2-like 2 protein isoform X7 codes for the protein MSEATWWYRGGEGTSKHDLHYRREAEVNTTLEELLLYFIFLINLCILTFGMVNPHMYYLNKVMSSLFVDTSLPDDERSSFRSIRSITEFWKFMEGPLIDGLYWDSWYGNKQLYSVKNSSRIYYENVLLGIPRVRQLRVRNNTCKVYPAFQSLVSDCYSKYTVENEDFSDFGLKRNPEWTHTPSSRTAPWHWGFVGVYRDGGYIVTLSKSKSETKAKFVDLRLNNWISRGTRAVFIDFSLYNANVNLFCIIRSNFRIRTSNFHGKYKSLALCVCVCEFCFTIPRVILILGFPRMPVDQKQLWEDVLCSEEQQAVLSITDLPLNPGHGN